Part of the Desulfolutivibrio sulfoxidireducens genome is shown below.
CCGATCCCGCCACCGGCCGGCTCGTGGACATCCGGCTGACCGTACAGGGCAAGATCCGCCACCTGTGCGGCCGCCAGGGCGAAACCCGCCTGGCCGAGGCCGCCCGCCTGGCCACCCTGGCCGGCGACGCCCTCATCTTCATCGGCTTTGGCCTTGGGACCGCACCGGCCCTGGCCCTGGCCCTTGGCGCGCCCCGCGTGGTCGTCGTCGACCGCGAATCCGGCATCCTGGCCCTGGCCCTGCCGGCCTCCGGCCTTGCCGACGATCCCCGGCTGGTCCTCGTCGACGACCCCGACCCCGGGATCGCGGCGGAAACGGCCCTGGCCGCCGTGGCCGATGCCCCCTTTCCCCGGGTCACGATCATCGAGCACCCGGCCTACGCCCGCCTGGACCCGCTCCATTACCCGGAAACCGCCCGGCGCATCCGCGCCGCCGCCCTCTTCAGGCAGCGTACCGGCTACCGCAAATTCACCGCCCCAAAGCCCCGGGCGCTCCTTTTCGCCGGCGATTATTTCCTGGTGCGCGAGATCGCCGAGGCCCTGACGGGCCTCGACGTCCCCCTGCGCACCCTGCCCCTGCCGGATCTGGAACGCGGCCAAACCGGCTTTGTCGAGGACCTGCTGGCGGCCGTGGCCGCGTTCCAGCCGGACTTCGTCCTGACCGTCAACCATCTGGGCCTGGACCGGGAAGGCCGGCTCATGGGCCTTCTGGCCGATCTGGAACTGCCCCTGGCCTCCTGGTTCGTGGACAACCCCCATCTCATTCTCCACGACTTCCCCAGACAGGTCAGCCCCTGGTGCCAGGTCTTCACCTGGGACGCCGACACCGTCCAAAGCCTCGCGGCCATGGGCTTCACCACCCCCGCCTTCCTGCCCCTGGCCACGGACGCCGCCCGCTTCCGCCCCCCGAAACCCGACGATCCGCCGCCCGATCCATCCTGGCCAGCCGCCTGCTCCTTCGTGGGCAACT
Proteins encoded:
- a CDS encoding CgeB family protein → MPHVATPVTDPATGRLVDIRLTVQGKIRHLCGRQGETRLAEAARLATLAGDALIFIGFGLGTAPALALALGAPRVVVVDRESGILALALPASGLADDPRLVLVDDPDPGIAAETALAAVADAPFPRVTIIEHPAYARLDPLHYPETARRIRAAALFRQRTGYRKFTAPKPRALLFAGDYFLVREIAEALTGLDVPLRTLPLPDLERGQTGFVEDLLAAVAAFQPDFVLTVNHLGLDREGRLMGLLADLELPLASWFVDNPHLILHDFPRQVSPWCQVFTWDADTVQSLAAMGFTTPAFLPLATDAARFRPPKPDDPPPDPSWPAACSFVGNSMIHQVREPLSRLAAFPELTRDYARLAADFARHDTRNVRDFLARKHPATLETYLALPASHDRLAFELLITWEATRQYRVQCVSGILPFSPVIAGDRHWAETFPDPSPPWRLLPPLGYYQDLPRFYPRTDVSLNCTSMQMKGAINQRVFDVPACGGFVLTDRREQLHIAFTPDETACYDHPDEIPSLVRHYLNHPTQRLAITTKARTRILAEHTYRHRLSTLIDVLRRRYGG